A genomic stretch from Treponema primitia ZAS-1 includes:
- a CDS encoding galactitol-1-phosphate 5-dehydrogenase, which yields MQSMMACNLHGIGDLRYEQVPVPTRKPDEVLLKVRAAGICGSDIPRVFEKGTYHFPTIPGHEFAGEIVEASAEDQHLIGKKAAVFPLIPCNKCEACQIGEYPQCQDYDYYGSRRDGAFAEYIAVKKWNLVFIPETVPFEHAAMCEPCAVAIHALSQAGIGLGDTVAIFGAGTIGLLAAQIAAGWGAAQVALIDVDKKKLDFARELGFIHTVDSKTTDPGEYIKGITQGKGADVALEAAGVSATLEGCLKTAKTFGKVVLMGNPAKNMDIPQKAYWEILRKQLTLRGTWNSSYNETHNDWKLAIQCMNKGILRLEKLITHRFSFADCGTAFDIARKREEFYVKIMFTNKED from the coding sequence ATGCAATCAATGATGGCTTGTAATTTGCATGGTATCGGTGATTTACGGTACGAACAAGTTCCGGTACCTACCAGGAAACCGGATGAAGTTTTATTAAAAGTGCGGGCTGCGGGAATCTGCGGTTCCGATATTCCCCGGGTATTTGAAAAGGGCACCTATCACTTTCCGACCATCCCCGGCCATGAATTTGCCGGAGAAATTGTGGAAGCCTCGGCGGAAGATCAACATCTGATAGGCAAAAAAGCGGCGGTTTTCCCCCTTATTCCCTGCAACAAATGTGAGGCCTGCCAAATCGGCGAATACCCCCAATGTCAGGATTATGATTACTATGGTTCCCGCCGGGATGGCGCCTTTGCAGAATATATTGCGGTAAAAAAATGGAACCTGGTGTTTATTCCCGAAACGGTTCCCTTTGAACATGCCGCCATGTGTGAGCCCTGCGCCGTGGCCATCCATGCCCTGAGCCAAGCAGGGATTGGCTTAGGGGACACGGTGGCGATCTTCGGCGCCGGAACCATTGGTCTTTTGGCAGCCCAGATTGCCGCAGGATGGGGGGCCGCTCAGGTAGCGCTTATCGATGTGGACAAGAAAAAACTGGATTTTGCCCGGGAATTGGGTTTTATCCATACGGTGGACAGTAAAACTACCGATCCCGGTGAATATATAAAGGGCATCACCCAGGGGAAAGGGGCGGATGTGGCGCTTGAAGCCGCCGGAGTTTCCGCTACCCTGGAAGGATGTTTAAAAACCGCCAAAACCTTTGGCAAGGTGGTCCTTATGGGCAACCCTGCAAAGAACATGGACATTCCCCAGAAGGCCTATTGGGAAATACTGAGGAAACAGCTTACCCTGCGGGGAACCTGGAACTCCAGTTACAATGAGACCCATAATGATTGGAAACTGGCCATTCAATGTATGAATAAGGGGATACTGCGCTTAGAAAAACTGATAACCCATCGGTTCAGTTTTGCCGATTGTGGTACGGCCTTTGATATTGCCCGGAAACGCGAAGAATTTTATGTAAAGATTATGTTTACCAATAAAGAGGATTAA
- a CDS encoding sugar phosphate isomerase/epimerase family protein yields the protein MSYRLGINLGFAINKYPEPEVWTRVVRKDLGLRYVQLVADIINPFWPKDYIESQIKRIGIAIKEYDIVVESLFTSAFTRVNHLMSPDPEARQFWLDWFKRFLDIGQRFGAKNAGSHFGIMTFDTYDNGDKQKYILDEAVKGWQELSFYAKEQGYECLIFEPMSVPREMANTIEETKELLARVNAHSGAPLKVCLDVGHAPHPDQRDPYPWIEQLAPVSPIIHLQQTVLHKSNHAPFTEEANKTGIITRERVMDTVKKSGATDVLFAFEISHREHWDTEFRIIRDLKESVDYFRPLITE from the coding sequence ATGAGCTATCGTTTAGGTATCAATTTAGGGTTTGCAATCAATAAATATCCGGAACCGGAAGTCTGGACCAGAGTGGTACGGAAGGATCTGGGGCTCCGGTATGTACAGTTGGTGGCGGACATCATCAATCCTTTTTGGCCAAAGGATTATATAGAAAGTCAAATCAAACGCATAGGTATTGCGATTAAAGAATACGATATCGTTGTGGAGAGTCTTTTTACCAGCGCTTTCACCCGGGTTAATCACTTGATGAGTCCCGATCCGGAGGCACGGCAATTTTGGCTGGACTGGTTCAAGCGATTTCTGGATATTGGGCAACGCTTTGGCGCCAAAAACGCCGGTTCTCATTTTGGTATTATGACCTTCGATACCTACGATAATGGGGATAAACAAAAATATATCCTGGATGAAGCGGTCAAGGGTTGGCAGGAACTGAGTTTCTACGCCAAAGAACAGGGCTATGAGTGCCTTATCTTCGAACCCATGAGCGTTCCCCGGGAAATGGCTAATACCATTGAAGAAACCAAGGAACTCCTGGCCCGGGTTAATGCCCATTCCGGGGCGCCTCTTAAGGTATGTCTTGATGTGGGCCACGCTCCCCACCCTGACCAGCGGGACCCCTATCCGTGGATTGAACAACTCGCGCCGGTGTCCCCGATCATTCATTTGCAGCAGACGGTACTGCACAAATCGAATCACGCGCCGTTTACAGAAGAAGCCAACAAAACCGGCATTATTACCCGGGAACGGGTAATGGATACCGTAAAGAAAAGCGGCGCAACCGATGTGCTTTTTGCGTTCGAGATTTCACACCGGGAACATTGGGATACGGAATTCCGTATTATTCGGGATTTAAAAGAAAGCGTGGACTATTTCCGTCCGCTTATTACGGAATAA
- a CDS encoding ROK family transcriptional regulator: MAYDKKLDQQQIAQTNKYNVLRCLIREGPINRAAIAKRMGLSLPTVMAIVDDLSEKKVVRSIGKGEFGVGKPPDILEMEPERFFYIGADIGRSTIRFVVNNAVGEEIACMKEPTEDPFPEEQFIGHVKKLLLEFIGQLNTDKERIMGVGIAMPGLIESGTGKVLLAPDFGWQNIPLQDWLQEGLPYPVLVKNSTHALAVNESFVKGKDDGNTTFCVNLGYGIGAAIISGENLYSGTSGISGELGHCVVDRDGPLCKCGNIGCLEAVASGEAIARQAQTIITHHGRSKIVELCGGRAAKIDAQMVFEAANAGDSLSLKIINTAANYIGIAISMAVNILDPDRVVICGGLMRNGPYFFERIKASVEEHIMPCPSRNLMLSMGAKGEYGTAHGACRVLMNTLWAERALMI, from the coding sequence ATGGCATACGATAAAAAGCTGGATCAGCAGCAAATTGCTCAAACCAATAAATACAATGTGCTCCGCTGCCTGATACGGGAGGGACCGATTAACCGGGCTGCCATTGCGAAACGGATGGGCCTTAGCCTTCCCACGGTTATGGCCATTGTGGATGATTTATCAGAAAAAAAAGTGGTGCGATCCATAGGCAAGGGTGAATTCGGCGTAGGAAAACCGCCGGATATCCTGGAAATGGAACCGGAGCGGTTTTTCTATATAGGCGCCGATATAGGACGTAGTACCATCCGTTTTGTGGTGAATAATGCGGTGGGTGAAGAAATTGCCTGCATGAAGGAGCCTACGGAAGATCCCTTTCCGGAGGAACAATTTATCGGGCATGTTAAAAAGCTTCTGCTGGAATTCATTGGGCAGCTGAATACGGACAAAGAACGGATCATGGGAGTAGGTATTGCCATGCCGGGGCTTATTGAGAGCGGAACCGGGAAGGTGCTCCTCGCGCCTGACTTTGGCTGGCAGAATATACCCCTCCAGGACTGGTTGCAGGAGGGCTTGCCCTATCCGGTGCTGGTAAAAAACTCAACCCATGCGTTGGCGGTAAATGAAAGCTTTGTAAAAGGTAAGGATGATGGGAATACCACTTTTTGTGTAAACCTGGGGTATGGAATAGGCGCCGCCATCATTTCCGGGGAAAACCTCTATAGCGGGACCAGCGGAATCAGCGGAGAATTAGGACATTGTGTGGTGGATCGGGATGGCCCCCTTTGTAAATGCGGAAATATCGGATGTTTGGAGGCAGTAGCCTCCGGCGAAGCTATAGCCCGGCAAGCGCAGACTATTATTACCCACCATGGCCGTTCAAAGATCGTGGAACTCTGCGGGGGCAGGGCCGCAAAAATTGACGCTCAAATGGTCTTTGAAGCCGCAAATGCGGGGGACAGCCTGTCCCTTAAGATTATTAACACCGCAGCAAATTATATCGGCATAGCGATTTCCATGGCAGTTAATATACTGGATCCCGATAGGGTGGTGATTTGCGGCGGCCTTATGCGAAACGGCCCCTATTTCTTTGAGCGGATCAAAGCCAGTGTGGAGGAACACATAATGCCCTGTCCCAGCCGCAACCTCATGCTCTCCATGGGCGCCAAAGGGGAATACGGTACCGCCCACGGCGCCTGCCGGGTACTGATGAACACCCTCTGGGCCGAGCGGGCGTTGATGATTTAA
- a CDS encoding sugar ABC transporter substrate-binding protein: MKRRSRISAVTLAFAMVFMTLASQAVFAGGGQQKKSDGTIRIGFINAFLTTPYQAPLDAAAVKRAKELGVELILVDGKADSATMLSQAQSFIDQKVDAIMFVPADMAGSITIVKAIHAAGIPVIGVNSRPDPSVENLLATQVSCDLEYEGEVIGKLVASHFPQGGKAVTIEGFAGTEAQQKRTAGFKKGLAGSKVEVVQEVIADWDRAKAMSAADDLITRIPDLKIIFAQDDSMAFGAIEAVKAAGKMDQIKVYGIGFMGDESRAYLKSGELQGTCTQSPSYEGVTGLELAVKVIKGEKVDAYYRTEALPVSKENADSIDHGFNVN; this comes from the coding sequence ATGAAGAGGAGAAGCAGAATTTCCGCAGTAACCCTTGCTTTTGCAATGGTGTTTATGACTTTGGCGTCTCAAGCGGTATTTGCAGGTGGCGGGCAGCAGAAAAAGTCCGATGGTACAATACGGATTGGGTTTATCAACGCCTTTTTGACTACGCCGTATCAGGCCCCGCTGGACGCGGCGGCGGTGAAAAGGGCAAAAGAACTGGGTGTTGAACTGATCCTTGTTGACGGTAAGGCCGACAGCGCAACGATGCTGAGCCAGGCGCAGTCCTTTATCGATCAGAAAGTTGATGCAATTATGTTCGTCCCCGCCGACATGGCCGGTTCCATTACCATTGTCAAGGCGATCCATGCGGCGGGCATTCCGGTTATCGGCGTTAATTCCCGGCCGGATCCTTCCGTGGAGAACCTCCTCGCCACCCAGGTAAGCTGCGATCTTGAATACGAAGGCGAAGTTATCGGGAAACTCGTGGCGTCCCATTTCCCCCAGGGCGGGAAAGCGGTTACCATTGAAGGCTTTGCCGGTACCGAAGCGCAGCAAAAGCGAACTGCGGGCTTCAAGAAAGGGCTTGCCGGGTCAAAGGTTGAAGTGGTTCAGGAAGTTATTGCCGATTGGGATCGTGCAAAGGCGATGAGCGCCGCCGACGATCTTATTACCCGCATCCCGGATCTTAAGATTATCTTTGCCCAGGATGACAGTATGGCTTTTGGCGCGATTGAAGCGGTAAAGGCGGCGGGCAAGATGGATCAGATCAAGGTGTACGGTATTGGATTCATGGGCGACGAATCCCGGGCATATCTCAAGTCCGGTGAACTCCAGGGCACCTGCACCCAGTCACCGTCCTACGAAGGCGTCACCGGCCTTGAGCTGGCTGTAAAGGTTATCAAGGGTGAGAAGGTAGATGCGTACTATCGGACCGAAGCTCTCCCCGTATCCAAGGAAAATGCCGACAGCATTGATCATGGGTTTAATGTGAATTAG
- a CDS encoding sugar ABC transporter ATP-binding protein, with product MADFILEMKHITKKFPGVVALDDVSFSVETGDVHALVGENGAGKSTLMKILNGVYFADLGDILINGRGVELGDPLHAQKEGISIIFQEFNLVSMLSVAENIFIGRLGFGKKAVDWKTLNQKAKELLDKLNYQLDPTEIVSNLTVAQMQMIEIAKALSFDSKIIIMDEPSSVLTDNELEKLFSIIRNLKKDGITVIYISHRLEEVFKICDKVTVLRDGKVIDTKPVSELSREQIIEKMVGRKMDQEFPKRESAIGEVVMSVKNLNRGKMVRDISFDLRKGEILGIAGLVGAGRTEVARAIFGADKKETGTIEIHGKVQNIDSPYDAKSCGIALMPEDRKLHGLLLEMPITYNISLTNFLKVKSKFGTLTNRKERSHAESFRASLQIKTPSVTQRVKFLSGGNQQKVVIAKWLFSDVDILIMDEPTRGIDVGAKYEIYLLMNRLVQQGKSVILISSELNEIIALSDRVLVMRQGKINASFEKEDITAERVLKAAIG from the coding sequence TTGGCTGATTTTATTCTTGAGATGAAGCACATCACCAAAAAGTTCCCCGGCGTAGTTGCTTTGGACGATGTGAGCTTCAGCGTGGAGACCGGGGATGTCCATGCCCTCGTTGGTGAAAACGGCGCAGGAAAATCGACCCTGATGAAAATATTAAACGGGGTTTATTTTGCCGATTTAGGGGACATACTGATAAATGGCCGGGGTGTCGAACTGGGGGATCCCCTCCACGCACAGAAAGAGGGGATTTCGATCATATTCCAGGAATTTAATCTGGTATCAATGTTAAGCGTCGCGGAAAATATTTTTATCGGCCGCCTTGGTTTTGGCAAAAAGGCGGTGGACTGGAAAACATTGAATCAAAAGGCCAAGGAACTGCTTGACAAACTGAATTATCAGCTGGACCCAACGGAAATCGTCAGCAATTTGACGGTTGCCCAGATGCAGATGATCGAAATTGCCAAAGCTCTTTCCTTTGATTCAAAAATTATCATCATGGACGAACCGTCCTCGGTGCTCACCGACAATGAGCTTGAAAAATTGTTCAGCATAATCCGTAATTTGAAAAAAGACGGGATAACCGTAATATATATTTCCCATCGCTTGGAAGAGGTCTTTAAAATTTGCGACAAGGTTACTGTTTTGCGGGATGGTAAGGTCATTGACACAAAGCCCGTATCAGAATTGTCCCGGGAACAGATCATCGAGAAGATGGTTGGCCGCAAAATGGATCAGGAGTTCCCCAAACGGGAAAGCGCTATCGGTGAAGTGGTCATGTCGGTGAAGAATCTGAACCGGGGAAAAATGGTCAGGGATATCAGTTTCGATCTGCGTAAGGGTGAAATTCTGGGTATTGCGGGCCTTGTAGGAGCGGGAAGAACTGAAGTTGCCCGCGCCATATTCGGCGCCGATAAAAAAGAAACCGGGACCATTGAAATACACGGTAAGGTTCAGAATATCGATTCTCCCTATGATGCCAAATCCTGCGGTATTGCGCTCATGCCGGAAGACCGGAAACTGCACGGGCTCCTTCTCGAAATGCCCATCACCTATAATATTTCGCTGACGAATTTCTTAAAGGTAAAATCAAAATTCGGCACTTTAACAAACAGGAAAGAACGGAGCCATGCGGAATCGTTCCGCGCTTCCCTGCAGATTAAAACGCCGTCGGTTACCCAGCGGGTCAAGTTCCTTTCCGGCGGCAATCAGCAGAAGGTGGTCATAGCGAAATGGCTCTTCTCCGATGTGGACATTCTCATCATGGACGAGCCGACCCGGGGCATTGATGTCGGAGCGAAATACGAAATTTATCTCCTCATGAACCGGCTTGTACAGCAGGGGAAGTCGGTAATTCTGATTTCTTCGGAATTGAATGAGATAATTGCCCTGAGCGATCGGGTACTGGTTATGCGTCAGGGAAAGATAAACGCTTCCTTTGAAAAAGAGGATATAACGGCGGAGCGGGTACTCAAAGCGGCGATAGGTTAG
- a CDS encoding ABC transporter permease: MNKLQGTKMPSKFNYIFSKYGILFVLLFIIVVAVTISPVFLSSGNLLNIVRQVAVIGLLAVGMTFVIISGGVDISVGSILSLSGVVAVTCISKGVSIPMAMGFAVIVGAAAGAINGFFVTVIGGTMGSAFIVTFGSSTVFGAVALMVTNGLILQASTYSGYEIIGQGSIGFVPISTIILGVSMAAAQFLLSKTTFGRITYCIGINDEATRLSGIKIKITRLLVYTIAGFMAGIAALVLTSRVKSASPIAGLGYELDAIAAVVLGGTRMGGGSGSIWKTLIGVVIFGVLANALNVMGVKSYPQIIIRGVIILISILMDRRSSKIESEMLARS, encoded by the coding sequence ATGAATAAATTACAGGGCACAAAAATGCCTTCAAAATTTAACTACATATTTAGTAAATACGGTATTTTGTTTGTATTGCTTTTTATCATTGTTGTTGCGGTGACAATCTCACCGGTGTTTCTGTCAAGCGGTAACCTGTTAAACATCGTGCGGCAGGTCGCCGTAATCGGGCTTCTCGCCGTGGGTATGACCTTTGTTATTATTTCAGGCGGAGTTGATATTTCGGTTGGATCGATTTTATCCCTCTCCGGTGTTGTCGCGGTAACCTGTATTTCTAAGGGGGTGAGTATACCGATGGCAATGGGCTTCGCGGTTATCGTCGGAGCTGCAGCCGGAGCAATAAATGGTTTCTTTGTTACCGTAATCGGCGGTACCATGGGGAGCGCTTTCATTGTTACCTTTGGTTCCTCAACGGTTTTTGGCGCTGTTGCGCTGATGGTAACCAATGGTCTTATTTTGCAGGCAAGCACCTACTCGGGCTATGAAATTATCGGGCAGGGATCTATCGGTTTTGTTCCAATTTCTACTATTATACTAGGCGTTTCGATGGCAGCGGCGCAGTTCCTGCTGTCAAAAACCACCTTCGGGCGTATTACGTATTGTATTGGTATCAATGATGAAGCTACGCGGCTTTCGGGCATCAAAATAAAAATCACCCGGCTTTTGGTGTACACCATTGCGGGGTTTATGGCTGGCATTGCCGCACTGGTGCTCACAAGCCGTGTAAAAAGCGCATCCCCCATCGCCGGCCTGGGCTACGAGCTTGACGCTATTGCCGCGGTGGTACTTGGCGGTACACGAATGGGCGGCGGTTCAGGCAGTATCTGGAAAACCTTAATCGGCGTTGTTATCTTTGGCGTGCTGGCCAATGCCCTCAACGTCATGGGCGTAAAATCCTATCCGCAGATCATTATCCGGGGTGTAATTATCCTTATATCAATATTGATGGATAGACGAAGCAGTAAAATTGAAAGTGAAATGCTGGCGAGGTCATAA
- a CDS encoding ABC transporter permease translates to MKKTLIGVARFLRSNIVIVFILALIVLISFYSPGFLQFSSVRNLFIQISIYGIVACAMTIAIICGEFDLSVSYVFPLGTLIFALVLPHFGIIPAMIAAVIIGGLVGCVNGFLVAVLKVNVWIATLSTMIIVRGITLTICSGKPIPAINDISFLIGNGNLFRTIPYLALIFLAFVFVTEYILKRTTFGRNIFAVGGNYEVAAYAGINAVFYKFIIFVILGCTAAFSGALLAGRLQAGSPLYGNDLCMTVVSAAVIGGNSIAGGKGGALRTLLGMIFVGLMLQVFNFINVYIYLQEAIKGLMVILVVLMDAMGNKKSAGAVK, encoded by the coding sequence ATGAAAAAAACACTGATTGGCGTTGCGCGTTTTTTACGGTCCAATATCGTCATTGTGTTTATTCTGGCGCTGATAGTACTCATATCCTTTTATTCTCCCGGCTTTTTACAGTTCTCCAGCGTCCGAAATCTGTTCATACAGATTTCTATTTATGGTATTGTCGCCTGTGCCATGACCATCGCCATCATCTGTGGAGAATTTGATCTGAGCGTGAGCTATGTGTTTCCCCTCGGGACGCTCATTTTTGCCCTTGTGTTGCCGCACTTTGGCATTATTCCCGCGATGATTGCGGCAGTTATTATTGGCGGGCTTGTCGGCTGTGTCAACGGATTTTTGGTTGCGGTGCTTAAGGTAAATGTTTGGATCGCTACGCTTAGTACCATGATTATTGTGCGTGGTATCACCCTGACCATTTGCAGCGGGAAACCGATCCCCGCAATTAACGACATTTCGTTTCTGATAGGCAATGGAAACCTCTTTCGGACCATCCCCTACCTGGCGCTGATATTTCTGGCCTTTGTATTCGTGACTGAATATATCCTTAAACGAACCACCTTTGGCCGGAATATTTTCGCCGTGGGCGGGAATTACGAAGTGGCCGCCTATGCCGGTATCAACGCGGTGTTTTACAAATTTATCATCTTTGTGATCCTTGGCTGTACGGCGGCCTTTTCCGGGGCTCTCCTTGCCGGACGGCTCCAGGCGGGTTCCCCGCTCTACGGTAATGATCTCTGTATGACCGTGGTATCGGCGGCGGTTATCGGCGGCAACAGTATTGCCGGCGGCAAGGGCGGCGCCTTACGGACCCTTCTGGGGATGATCTTCGTCGGTCTCATGCTGCAGGTTTTCAATTTTATCAACGTATACATTTATTTGCAGGAAGCGATCAAGGGTTTAATGGTGATCCTCGTTGTGTTGATGGACGCCATGGGTAATAAAAAAAGCGCCGGCGCGGTAAAATAA
- a CDS encoding RbsD/FucU family protein, translated as MLKGIPGILPPDLLKFMMEMGHGDELVIADANYPCLGHPARVVRCDGHGIPEVLDAILRFLPLDSYVDHPVIFMEVLPNDPYVPIIWEQYRDIIKKHEGKTGLDLPINKYDFYKRGAQAYAVVTTGEKSGYANIIIKKGVVKE; from the coding sequence ATGCTTAAAGGAATTCCTGGTATTCTGCCCCCTGATTTATTGAAGTTCATGATGGAAATGGGACATGGGGATGAATTGGTCATAGCCGATGCCAATTACCCCTGCCTTGGTCATCCTGCCCGGGTGGTCCGGTGTGACGGGCATGGCATACCCGAAGTATTGGACGCCATCCTGCGTTTTCTACCCCTTGATAGCTATGTGGACCATCCGGTGATATTCATGGAAGTACTGCCCAATGATCCCTATGTGCCGATTATATGGGAACAGTACCGGGATATCATCAAAAAGCATGAAGGCAAAACCGGACTGGATCTGCCGATTAATAAATATGATTTCTATAAAAGAGGCGCCCAGGCATATGCGGTTGTTACTACCGGGGAAAAATCGGGGTATGCAAATATTATTATCAAGAAAGGTGTGGTTAAGGAATAA
- a CDS encoding carbohydrate ABC transporter permease, whose product MKHKIKSGGDLAFNCISSVILFLALLVTFYPFMWMVLNSFRTTQEIFQHSFAMPSHFNFSVYRDAWKQANFSATFKNSVIVTVAIVAITILFGSMAAFAIARLRFPGRIVLHRLLSSSMIISGQLILIPLFFIIRNLKLYDNLLAVIFSSSAISMPFAIVFLHSFFRDIPTEIEESTVMDGCPKRVFFLRFILPLSKPALASLGIFQSLAAWNEYLYSLTFLKTESIRTIPLQMVNFFVMYRTEWQKLFAALTIAVVPLLILYGVSQKYFIRGLTAGAVKQ is encoded by the coding sequence TTGAAACATAAAATAAAGTCAGGCGGGGATTTGGCTTTTAATTGTATTAGTTCGGTGATTCTTTTTCTTGCGCTCCTCGTAACTTTCTATCCGTTTATGTGGATGGTTTTGAATAGTTTTCGTACCACCCAGGAGATTTTCCAACATTCCTTTGCGATGCCCAGCCATTTTAACTTTTCGGTATACCGCGATGCCTGGAAACAGGCAAATTTCTCGGCGACTTTTAAGAATAGTGTCATTGTTACGGTTGCCATTGTGGCAATCACTATCCTTTTTGGATCCATGGCGGCCTTTGCCATCGCCCGGCTCAGGTTTCCGGGCCGCATAGTTCTGCACCGTTTGCTTTCTTCGTCCATGATCATCTCGGGTCAACTCATTCTTATTCCATTGTTTTTTATCATCAGGAACCTCAAGCTTTACGATAACCTTCTGGCGGTGATTTTTTCATCGTCGGCAATTAGTATGCCCTTTGCGATTGTATTCCTCCACTCGTTTTTCCGCGATATCCCAACCGAAATTGAGGAATCTACGGTGATGGACGGTTGTCCAAAACGGGTTTTTTTCCTGCGTTTTATCCTGCCCCTTTCAAAACCAGCGCTTGCTTCACTGGGCATATTCCAGTCACTGGCCGCCTGGAATGAATATTTATATTCCCTCACTTTTTTGAAGACCGAATCTATCAGAACTATCCCCTTGCAGATGGTTAATTTCTTTGTTATGTATCGGACCGAGTGGCAAAAACTTTTTGCTGCCCTAACCATAGCCGTCGTGCCCCTGCTTATTCTGTATGGGGTATCGCAAAAGTACTTTATCCGGGGCCTTACCGCCGGTGCGGTTAAGCAGTAG
- a CDS encoding carbohydrate ABC transporter permease, translating into MKKKLGETYSIFSYFYLLPALALMFVFVFLPLIQSVGYSFYRIRNMRLDKFVWFENYQILFADGLFWNSMRITIQWALMAAIFPGFVGLVLALLLEFRTKNMALSGITRTILFMPMMMSGVAVGLLWSLIYNPTLGIINGLLTAVGLSSNANPVNLLGDGKTALFAAFFTTVWQGSGLSMVTFSAALQGVSSDIIEASMIDGANKFQQMRHISIPSIIGTITTIITINLINGFKAFDILMVLTGGGPGTSTLSTSLYMYRQGFFALKFDYAAVMQVVLFISVTIFVVIVNFLLKKVNERYT; encoded by the coding sequence ATGAAAAAGAAACTTGGCGAAACCTATTCCATATTTTCCTATTTCTACCTTCTGCCGGCGCTGGCATTGATGTTTGTTTTTGTGTTCCTGCCCCTGATCCAGAGCGTGGGGTATTCATTTTATCGTATACGGAACATGCGGCTTGACAAATTCGTGTGGTTTGAAAATTACCAAATACTGTTTGCCGATGGTTTATTCTGGAATTCCATGCGTATTACCATACAGTGGGCGCTTATGGCCGCAATATTTCCCGGTTTTGTCGGGCTTGTCCTCGCCCTGCTTCTGGAATTCAGAACAAAGAATATGGCGCTGTCGGGTATTACCCGCACAATACTCTTTATGCCCATGATGATGTCAGGGGTTGCGGTGGGCCTTCTCTGGTCGCTTATTTACAACCCCACACTCGGCATCATAAATGGGTTATTAACGGCGGTCGGTTTGTCAAGCAACGCCAATCCGGTGAACCTTTTGGGAGACGGAAAAACCGCCCTTTTTGCAGCCTTTTTTACGACCGTGTGGCAGGGATCGGGACTTTCCATGGTAACGTTTTCTGCCGCCTTGCAGGGTGTAAGCAGCGATATTATCGAAGCGAGCATGATAGACGGGGCTAATAAATTCCAGCAAATGCGGCATATCTCAATACCAAGTATAATCGGCACCATTACTACAATTATTACGATAAATCTGATTAATGGATTTAAAGCCTTTGACATACTCATGGTGTTAACAGGAGGCGGTCCGGGGACATCCACCTTGAGTACATCCCTCTACATGTACCGCCAGGGATTCTTTGCTTTGAAATTCGACTACGCTGCGGTAATGCAGGTTGTGTTGTTTATAAGCGTAACCATCTTTGTGGTAATCGTTAATTTTCTCTTAAAAAAAGTTAATGAGAGGTATACTTAG